A genomic window from Pocillopora verrucosa isolate sample1 chromosome 7, ASM3666991v2, whole genome shotgun sequence includes:
- the LOC131773055 gene encoding tight junction-associated protein 1, whose protein sequence is MDTKAENTDEKCDISSEACKQLELENQELRDKLQKLEEQIAGIHSSERADVSVASPKEKNGEIQETPDKVKEKKGQDLEFSPEQARRLKGDYDDVVKKNQELESRILQMASEMQTEKEKFEATVGAMSKQLMDFVEKMNKLEVEAMKYKRDCSLVVQLLKCNQSLDRKFVSQKMDTLPSELKDKLTTELDLKEEKQPLSHPDWSKKLWRTKSIGPTNAKTEPQSKTVRTPKFSE, encoded by the exons aTTAGAAAATCAGGAATTAAGAGATAAATTACAGAAGTTGGAAGAGCAAATAGCAGGTATACATTCTAGTGAGAGAGCTGATGTGTCAGTTGCATCACCCAAAGAGAAGAATGGTGAAATACAGGAAACACCCGAtaaagtgaaagaaaagaagggACAGGATTTGGAATTCTCCCCTGAGCAAGCAAGGAG actaaaaggAGACTATGATGATGTTGTGaagaaaaatcaagagcttGAAAGCAGAATCCTCCAAATG GCTAGCGAAATGCAAACAGAGAAAGAGAAGTTTGAGGCAACAGTTGGGGCAATGTCAAAGCAGTTAATGGACTTTGTTGAGAAAATGAACAAACTGGAGGTGGAAGCT ATGAAGTACAAGAGAGATTGTTCATTAGTGGTACAGCTTTTGAAGTGTAACCAGTCCCTGGACAGGaagtttgtttctcaaaaaatgGATACG TTACCATCAGAACTGAAAGACAAGTTGACAACAGAGCTTGAccttaaagaagaaaaacaacctCTCAGCCATCCAGACTGGAGCAAAAAACTCTGGAGAACAAAGAGTATAGGGCCAACAAATGCAAAAACAGAGCCACAGTCAAAGACTGTACGTACACCTAAGTTCAGTGAATGA